Proteins from a single region of Palaemon carinicauda isolate YSFRI2023 chromosome 32, ASM3689809v2, whole genome shotgun sequence:
- the LOC137625419 gene encoding uncharacterized protein: MVHCQTTACAAVLHQPCGHTICRSHALCGVQLEDVVVWHPDNCVVCFDLVTTLGSDSASPEQKSAARATLKVWVGGFARNVKSKRPYVLSEDYCSLIYPNAKSSAAVARHVAAPIIAHIDATIAGFIDPEQDPSDAPGDLEDNVASMNLDVEPMLLDDPDTGRVVSEAGVSGAEIPILSPSLSSSSDRSSFHGFSGDRDSSQRLHPVPPKNKSRTLPKVHKPHKASHGSKQNTKLSSKASGSSSKSRDPGVHSATPAASPGLSESAMLRIVSEMQAKFVSEIQSKMDTMFSNIGQRLGALEQGAPERVQSSLIPDASKLPQFAKNNPWRMALHSPFSDGMLTLEGLGTRPLEDFEFFPPGLAFPFHGYARLTEEALVRLDKVPKETVIFPKEQAQSVWARFLNDISCTNTMLTPYKSSFTMFLMDKNSMTPCVNKWIPNCVIV, encoded by the exons atggtgcattgtcagacgacagcctgtgcagctgttctacatcagccctgcggccatactatctgtcggtctcacgccctctgcggtgtgcagctggaggacgtcgtggtatggcacccggataactgtgtggtctgttttgacctcgttaccacccttggatctgactcg gcatccccggagcaaaagtctgcggctcgggccacactgaaagtgtgggttggtggttttgcccggaacgtgaagtccaagcggccgtacgtcctctccgaggactactgttccctgatttaccccaacgccaagtcttcagccgctgtggctaggcatgttgcagctcccatcattgcccacattgatgccaccatagcggggtttattgatccagagcaggatccgtcggacgcccccggagatctagaagacaatgttgcctccatgaacctggacgtggaacccatgttattggatgatccagatacaggtagggtggtaagtgaggcaggtgtttctggcgctgagattcctatcctcagcccctctctttcttcttcttctgatcgctcttccttccatggtttttctggggaccgtgattcgtcccaacgattacacccggttccccccaagaataagtctagaaccttacctaaagttcataagcctcataaggcttctcatggttctaaacagaatacaaaactgtcatctaaggcttctggctcctcctctaagtctcgcgacccgggagttcattccgccacacctgctgctagcccgggcctttccgaatcagccatgcttcgcatcgtgtcggagatgcaggctaagtttgtttcagagatacagtctaagatggacacgatgttctctaacatcggtcagagacttggggcattagagcaaggtgctccggagcgggtccaaagctctctcatcccggatgcctctaagctcccgcagtttgccaaaaacaacccttggcgtatggctcttcattccccgttctcagacggaatgttaactttggagggtcttggcactcgtcccctagaggactttgaattctttcctcctggtctggcatttccatttcatggttatgccaggcttaccgaggaagctttggttcggttagacaaggttccCAAGGaaacagtcatcttcccaaaagagcaggcccaatctgtgtgggccagattcctgaatgacatcagctgcaccaacactatgttgacgccttataagagctcttttacaatgttccttATGGACAAAAACTCcatgactccatgtgtcaataag